In one Lolium rigidum isolate FL_2022 chromosome 3, APGP_CSIRO_Lrig_0.1, whole genome shotgun sequence genomic region, the following are encoded:
- the LOC124703194 gene encoding clathrin heavy chain 1-like translates to MAAANAPIAMREALTLTSLGIAPQFVTFTHVTMESDRYICVRETSPQNSVVIIDMAMPSQPLRRPITADSALMNPNTRILALKAQIPGTTQDHLQIFNIEAKTKVKSHQMPEQVVFWKWITPKLLGLVTQTSVYHWSIEGDSEPAKMFDRTANLANNQIINYRCDPAEKWLVLIGIAPGAPERPQLVKGNMQLFSVDQQRSQALEAHAASFATIKVPGNENPSTLICFASKATNAGQITSKLHVIELGAQPGKPGFSKKQADLFFPPDFQDDFPVAMQISQKYGLVYVITKLGLLFVYDLETASAVYRNRISPDPIFLTAESSTTGGFYAINRRGQVLHATVNDATVVPFVSGQLNNLELAVNLAKRANLPGAENLVVQRFQELFTQTKYKEAAELAAESPQGLLRTPETVAKFQSVPVQAGQTPPLLQYFGTLLTRGKLNAYESLELSRLVVNQNKKNLLENWLAEDKLECSEELGDLVKTVDNDLALKIYIKARATPKVVAAFAERREFDKILIYSKQVGYTPDYLFLLQTILRTDPQGAVNFALMMSQMEGGCPLDYNTITDLFLQRNMIREATAFLLDVLKPNLEEHAFLQTKVLEINLVTYPNVADAILANGMFSHYDRPRIAQLCEKAGLYLRALQHYAELPDIKRVIVNTHAIEPQALVEFFGTLSKEWALECMKDLLLVNLRGNLQIVVQAAKEYSEQLGVDACIKLFEQFKSYEGLYFFLGSYLSSSEDPDIHFKYIESAARTGQIKEVERVTRESNFYDAEKTKNYLMEAKLPDARPLINVCDRFGFVPDLTHYLYTNNMLRYIEGYVQKVNPGNAPLVVGQLLDDECPEDFIKGLILSVRSLLPVEPLVDECEKRNRLRLLTQFLEHLVSEGSQDVHVHNALGKIIIDSNNNPEHFLTTNPFYDSRVVGKYCEKRDPTLAVVAYRRGQCDDELIDVTNKNSLFKLQARYVVERMDSDLWDKVLLPENEYRRQFIDQVVSTALPESKSPEQVSAAVKAFMEADLPHELIELLEKIVLQNSAFSGNFNLQNLLILTAIKADPSRVMDYVNRLDNFDGPAVGEVAVDAQLYEEAFAIFKKFNLNVQAVNVLLDNIRSIERAEEFAFRVEEDAVWSQVAKAQLREGLVSEAIESFIRADDATHFLDVIRAAEEADVYHDLVKYLLMVRQKAREPKVDGELIFAYAKIDRLSDIEEFILMPNVANLQNVGDRLYDEELYEAAKIIYAFISNWAKLAVTLVKLKQFQGAVDAARKANSAKTWKEVCFACVDAEEFRLAQICGLNIIIQVDDLEEVSEYYQNRGCFSELISLMESGLGLERAHMGIFTELGVLYARYRYEKLMEHIKLFSTRLNIPKLIRACDEQQHWKELTYLYIQYDEFDNAATTIMNHSPDAWEHMQFKDVAVKVANVEIYYKAVHFYLQEHPDLINDLLNVLALRLDHTRVVDIMRKAGQLHLVKPYMVAVQSNNVSAVNEALNEIYVEEEDYERLRESVDMHDNFDQIGLAQKLEKHELLEMRRIAAYIYKKAGRWKQSIALSKKDNMYKDCMETCSQSGDRELSEDLLVYFIEQGKKECFASCLFICYDLIRADVALELAWTNNMLDFAFPYLLQYIREYTSKVDDLVKDRIESKKEEKAKEQEQKDVVAQQNMYAQLLPLALPAPPGMGGPPPMGGMGMPPMGGMGMPPMGGMGMPPMGPGPMPAYGMPPMGSY, encoded by the exons ATGGCAGCGGCTAACGCGCCCATCGCCATGCGCGAGGCGCTCACG CTGACGAGCCTGGGGATCGCGCCGCAGTTCGTCACCTTCACCCACGTCACCATGGAGTCGGACAGGTACATCTGCGTCCGGGAGACCTCGCCGCAGAACAGCGTCGTCATCATCGACATGGCCATGCCCAGCCAGCCCCTCCGCAGGCCCATCACCGCCGACTCCGCGCTCATGAACCCAAACACCAGGATCCTCGCGCTCAAAG CACAAATACCTGGAACAACACAGGATCACCTGCAAATCTTCAATATTGAAGCTAAAACTAAAGTAAAGTCGCACCAGATGCCAGAGCAG GTTGTGTTCTGGAAATGGATTACCCCCAAGTTGTTGGGTTTGGTAACACAGACATCAGTTTATCACTGGTCAATTGAAG GAGATTCTGAACCTGCCAAGATGTTCGATAGGACAGCTAATTTGGCCAATAATCAGATTATCAACTACCGGTGCGATCCAGCGGAAAAGTGGCTCGTGCTTATTGGAATTGCACCTGGTGCTCCAGAG AGACCGCAGTTGGTGAAGGGAAATATGCAGCTTTTCTCTGTAGATCAGCAGCGTAGCCAGGCACTTGAAGCCCATGCAGCATCTTTTGCAACAATAAAG GTTCCTGGCAATGAGAATCCATCAACGCTCATCTGTTTTGCCTCGAAGGCAACTAATGCTGGACAGATTACTTCTAAGTTACATGTTATTGAACTTGGTGCCCAGCCAG GGAAACCTGGCTTTTCCAAGAAGCAAGCCGATCTCTTCTTTCCTCCAGATTTCCAGGATGATTTTCCTGTAGCCATGCAG ATCTCTCAAAAGTATGGCCTTGTCTACGTAATTACAAAGCTTGGACTTCTGTTTGTGTATGACCTGGAAACTGCTTCAGCAGTTTACAGAAATAGAATCAGTCCAGATCCTATATTCTTGACAGCAGAGTCTTCTACAACCGGTGGATTTTATGCCATCAACAGAAGAGGGCAGGTTTTACATGCCACGGTTAATGATGCAACTGTCGTGCCTTTTGTCAGCGGTCAA TTAAATAACCTTGAGCTAGCTGTGAATCTTGCCAAAAGAGCTAATCTTCCTGGGGCAGAGAACTTG GTTGTGCAAAGATTCCAGGAACTGTTTACACAAACAAAATACAAGGAAGCAGCGGAGCTGGCTGCAGAATCCCCTCAGGGTCTTCTGCGAACCCCCGAGACTGTTGCAAAATTTCAG AGTGTTCCTGTTCAAGCTGGGCAAACACCTCCACTGTTGCAGTACTTTGGCACACTGCTAACTCGAGGGAAGCTAAATGCTTACGAGTCTCTTGAGTTGTCTCGACTTGTTGTCAATCAGAACAAAAAGAACCTTTTAGAGAACTGGCTGGCAGAAGACAAGCTGGAGTGCAGTGAAGAGCTAGGAGATCTTGTTAAG ACGGTAGACAATGACCTTGCCTTAAAAATATACATAAAGGCTAGGGCAACCCCTAAAGTAGTTGCTGCTTTTGCTGAAAGGAGGGAGTTCGACAAAATCCTTATATATTCGAAGCAG GTTGGATACACTCCTGAttacctcttcctcctccaaaccATCCTACGTACAGATCCACAG GGTGCTGTCAACTTTGCTCTCATGATGTCACAAATGGAAGGTGGTTGCCCATTAGATTATAATACAATAACTGATCTGTTCCTTCAG AGAAATATGATACGAGAGGCAACAGCTTTTCTGCTGGATGTTCTGAAACCAAACTTGGAAGAGCATGCATTTCTTCAAACCAAG GTTTTGGAAATCAACTTGGTGACTTACCCTAATGTTGCTGATGCCATTCTTGCTAATGGTATGTTCAGTCATTACGACCGCCCTCGCATCGCTCAGCTCTGTGAAAAGGCTGGGTTGTACTTGCGAGCCCTCCAG CACTATGCAGAGTTGCCTGATATCAAGCGTGTCATTGTAAATACCCACGCCATTGAGCCACAG GCACTCGTTGAGTTCTTTGGCACCCTTTCAAAAGAATGGGCACTAGAGTGCATGAAGGACCTTCTGCTGGTCAATCTGAGAGGAAACCTTCAAATAGTTGTGCAG GCTGCCAAAGAATACTCTGAGCAGCTAGGAGTTGATGCTTGCATAAAACTATTTGAGCAATTTAAATCTTACGAGGGCCTTTACTTTTTCTTGGGATCCTATTTGAGCTCCAG TGAGGATCCAGATATTCACTTCAAGTATATAGAATCAGCTGCAAGGACTGGACAGATCAAGGAAGTTGAGCGTGTAACCAGAGAGTCTAATTTCTATGATGCTGAGAAGACAAAGAACTATCTGATGGAAGCAAAACTACCTGATGCCCGCCCATTGATTAATGTTTGTGATCGCTTTGGTTTTGTTCCAGATCTGACTCACTATCTGTACACAAATAACATGCTCAGGTACATTGAAGGTTATGTACAGAAG GTGAACCCTGGAAATGCTCCTTTGGTAGTTGGGCAGCTACTTGATGATGAGTGCCCTGAAGATTTCATTAAGGGTTTGATTCTATCTGTTCGCTCTCTGCTTCCTGTTGAGCCACTAGTTGATGAGTGCGAGAAGAG GAACCGCCTACGTCTGCTTACACAGTTCTTGGAGCACTTAGTGAGTGAGGGTAGCCAAGATGTGCATGTCCATAATGCTCTTGGGAAAATTATCATTGATAGCAACAACAACCCAGAGCATTTCCTTACTACCAACCCATTCTATGACTCACGTGTGGTCGGTAAATACTGTGAAAAGCGGGATCCTACACTTGCTGTTGTTGCTTACAGGCGTGGACAATGTGATGATGAACTTATTGATGTGACCAACAAAAACTCACTGTTCAAGCTGCAAGCTAG GTATGTGGTTGAAAGAATGGACAGTGATCTGTGGGATAAAGTTCTACTCcctgaaaatgaatacagaaggCAGTTTATTGACCAagttgtttctactgcgttacctgAAAGCAAGAGCCCAGAGCAAGTTTCTgctgctgttaaggctttcatggAAGCTGACCTTCCACATGAATTGATTGAACTTCTTGAGAAGATTGTCCTTCAGAATTCTGCTTTCAGTGGAAACTTCAATCTTCAGAACCTGCTCATCTTGACAGCCATTAAGGCGGACCCGTCCAGGGTCATGGACTATGTTAACAGACTAGACAACTTTGATGGCCCTGCTGTTGGAGAAGTAGCTGTTGATGCACAACTTTACGAGGAGGCTTTTGCCATATTCAAGAAGTTCAACTTAAATGTGCAGGCTGTCAATGTCCTATTAGATAACATCCGGAGCATAGAAAGAGCTGAAGAGTTTGCTTTCCGTGTTGAAGAGGATGCTGTTTGGAGCCAAGTTGCTAAGGCCCAGTTACGTGAAGGTTTAGTCAGCGAAGCTATTGAGTCCTTCATCCGtgcagatgatgcaacacatttcCTTGATGTCATCCGTGCTGCTGAGGAAGCCGATGTATACCATGATTTAGTCAAGTACTTGCTGATGGTAAGGCAAAAGGCAAGGGAGCCCAAAGTTGATGGAGAACTCATCTTTGCATATGCTAAGATCGATAGGCTCAGCGACATTGAGGAGTTTATTCTTATGCCAAATGTTGCCAATCTCCAAAATGTTGGTGACCGGCTGTATGATGAAGAACTTTATGAAGCTGCAAAGATTATCTATGCCTTCATCTCGAACTGGGCTAAGTTAGCTGTCACCCTAGTCAAGTTGAAGCAGTTCCAAGGAGCTGTAGATGCTGCTCGCAAGGCTAATAGCGCTAAAACATGGAAAGAAGTATGCTTTGCTTGTGTTGACGCGGAGGAGTTCCGTCTAGCACAAATATGTGGTCTCAACATTATCATTCAG GTTGATGACTTGGAAGAAGTGAGTGAATACTACCAGAACAGGGGATGTTTCAGTGAACTAATTTCTCTCATGGAGAGTGGTCTTGGACTTGAACGTGCACACATGGGCATCTTTACAGAACTGGGAGTCCTTTATGCTAGATACCGCTATGAGAAGCTCATGGAACACATCAAGCTTTTCTCCACCCGTCTCAATATTCCTAAGCTTATCCGTGCTTGTGATGAACAGCAACACTGGAAAGAACTTACTTATCTATACATACAATATGATGAGTTTGACAATGCTGCCACCACTATCATGAACCATTCTCCAGACGCATGGGAGCATATGCAATTTAAGGATGTTGCTGTTAAGGTTGCAAATGTTGAGATATATTACAAGGCCGTGCACTTCTATTTGCAAGAACACCCTGATCTCATCAATGATCTTCTCAATGTGCTTGCACTTCGCTTGGATCACACAAGAGTCGTCGACATAATGCGCAAG GCTGGCCAGTTACATCTTGTGAAACCATACATGGTGGCTGTTCAGAGTAACAATGTCTCTGCTGTCAATGAAGCTTTGAATGAGATATATGTTGAAGAGGAGGACTATGAGAGGCTCCGGGAATCAGTTGACATGCATGATAACTTTGATCAGATAGGTCTTGCCCAGAAg CTTGAGAAGCATGAATTGCTTGAGATGAGGAGGATTGCTGCCTACATTTACAAGAAAGCTGGCAGATGGAAGCAATCTATTGCCCTATCGAAGAAAGACAACATGTACAAGGATTGCATGGAGACATGCTCACAGTCTGGTGACCGTGAGCTTTCAGAGGATTTGCTTGTCTATTTTATCGAGCAG GGAAAGAAAGAATGCTTTGCTTCTTGCCTCTTTATCTGCTATGACTTGATACGCGCGGATGTTGCCCTTGAGCTTGCATGGACGAACAACATGCTGGACTTTGCTTTCCCCTACCTGTTACAG TACATCCGTGAGTACACAAGCAAGGTAGATGACTTGGTGAAGGATAGGATCGAGtcgaagaaagaagaaaaagctAAAGAGCAGGAACAGAAGGATGTTGTTGCTCAGCAG AACATGTATGCTCAATTGCTCCCTCTCGCTTTGCCTGCACCACCTGGTATGGGTGGTCCTCCTCCGATGGGCGGAATGGGCATGCCTCCGATGGGCGGGATGGGCATGCCTCCGATGGGTGGAATGGGTATGCCCCCGATGGGTCCTGGTCCGATGCCTGCATACGGGATGCCTCCAATGGGAAGCTACTGA
- the LOC124699199 gene encoding probable calcium-binding protein CML25/26 produces MEASSVFAAFDKDGDGKVSASELRCGLGSTLGEDVSEEDAAALLAAVDADGDGLLDQEEFSRLAGGAQEEDDLIKRRCLMEAFGMYASSSSTMITPASLRRTLSRLGSHELGVEECRAMICRFDLDGDGVLSFDEFRVMMMA; encoded by the coding sequence ATGGAGGCATCGTCGGTGTTCGCCGCCTTCGACAAGGACGGGGACGGCAAGGTGTCCGCCTCGGAGCTGCGGTGCGGCCTCGGGTCGACCCTGGGCGAGGACGTCTCGGAGGAGGATGCGGCGGCGCTCCTCGCTGCAGTGGACGCCGATGGCGACGGGCTGCTGGACCAAGAAGAGTTCTCGAGGCTAGCCGGCGGCGCCCAGGAAGAGGATGACCTCATCAAACGAAGGTGCCTGATGGAGGCGTTCGGGATGTACGCGTCGTCATCCTCGACGATGATCACGCCGGCGAGCCTGAGGCGGACGCTGAGCAGGCTTGGGTCGCACGAGCTGGGAGTGGAGGAGTGCAGGGCCATGATCTGCAGGTTCGacctcgacggcgacggcgtccttTCATTTGATGAGTTCAGGGTCATGATGATGGCCTGA